One Cyprinus carpio isolate SPL01 chromosome B25, ASM1834038v1, whole genome shotgun sequence genomic region harbors:
- the LOC109103763 gene encoding histone H4 — protein MSGRGKGGKGLGKGGAKRHRKVLRDNIQGITKPAIRRLARRGGVKRISGLIYEETRGVLKVFLENVIRDAVTYTEHAKRKTVTAMDVVYALKRQGRTLYGFGG, from the coding sequence ATGTCTGGAAGAGGTAAAGGCGGTAAAGGACTCGGGAAAGGAGGCGCTAAGCGTCATCGTAAGGTTCTGCGGGATAACATCCAGGGCATCACCAAACCCGCCATCCGTCGTCTCGCTCGCCGCGGTGGAGTCAAGCGTATCTCCGGTCTGATCTACGAGGAGACCCGCGGTGTGCTGAAGGTGTTCCTGGAGAACGTGATCCGCGATGCTGTGACCTACACCGAGCACGCCAAGAGAAAGACCGTCACCGCCATGGACGTCGTGTACGCGCTGAAACGACAGGGACGCACTCTGTACGGCTTCGGAGGATAA
- the LOC109080858 gene encoding histone H2B-like, whose product MPEPAKSAPKKGSKKAVTKTAAKGGKKRRKSRKESYAIYVYKVLKQVHPDTGISSKAMGIMNSFVNDIFERIAGESSRLAHYNKRSTITSREIQTAVRLLLPGELAKHAVSEGTKAVTKYTSSK is encoded by the coding sequence ATGCCTGAACCAGCGAAGTCCGCGCCTAAGAAGGGCTCCAAGAAGGCTGTCACTAAGACCGCCGCTAAAGGAGGAAAGAAGCGCAGAAAGTCCAGGAAGGAGAGCTACGCTATCTACGTGTACAAAGTGCTGAAGCAGGTTCATCCTGACACCGGAATCTCTTCTAAGGCGATGGGGATCATGAACTCTTTCGTCAACGACATCTTCGAGCGCATCGCCGGTGAGTCGTCTCGTCTCGCTCACTACAACAAGCGCTCCACCATCACATCGAGAGAGATCCAGACCGCCGTGCGTCTGCTGCTGCCCGGAGAGCTGGCCAAACACGCCGTGTCTGAGGGCACCAAGGCCGTCACCAAGTACACCAGCTCCAAGTag
- the LOC122142509 gene encoding histone H2A — protein MSGRGKTGGKARAKAKTRSSRAGLQFPVGRVHRLLRKGNYAERVGAGAPVYLAAVLEYLTAEILELAGNAARDNKKTRIIPRHLQLAVRNDEELNKLLGGVTIAQGGVLPNIQAVLLPKKTEKPAKTK, from the coding sequence ATGAGTGGAAGAGGCAAAACCGGCGGTAAGGCCAGAGCGAAGGCTAAGACTCGCTCCTCCAGAGCAGGGCTGCAGTTCCCCGTCGGTCGTGTTCACAGACTTCTTCGCAAAGGCAACTACGCCGAGCGCGTCGGTGCCGGTGCTCCGGTTTATCTGGCCGCTGTGCTCGAGTATCTGACCGCTGAGATTCTAGAGCTGGCTGGAAACGCCGCTCGGGACAACAAGAAGACCCGTATCATCCCCCGTCACCTGCAGCTGGCGGTGCGCAACGACGAGGAGCTGAACAAACTCCTGGGCGGAGTGACCATCGCTCAGGGCGGCGTGCTGCCCAACATCCAGGCCGTGCTGCTGCCCAAGAAGACCGAGAAACCCGCCAAAACCAAATAA